In the genome of Triticum urartu cultivar G1812 chromosome 5, Tu2.1, whole genome shotgun sequence, one region contains:
- the LOC125510468 gene encoding E3 ubiquitin-protein ligase RGLG1-like isoform X2, whose translation MILSAFLLLCCAVATWTVSPAKGRQSQIESPSSEDHLAYGTLDQVKADLQRVGLESSNLIIGVDFTRSNEWTGKRCFGGRSLHHLGAVPNPYEEAISIVGETLSAYDEDNDIPCFGFGDMSTHDQGVFSFYGDVRPCAGIPEALLRYREITATVQLSGPTSLAPIIEAAMGVVQRSGHQYHILLIIADGQVPRGCGAHRASSLDESRSENDMEERTLQALIHASHFPLSIVLVGVGDGPWDDDQMPFHDGRRRFDNFQFVDFTKIMSTEMSRAEKEERFALEALEKIPSQYAAIVSQRISDLAARAPARRPLPPPS comes from the exons ATGATCCTCTCGGCCTTCCTGCTGCTCTGCTGCGCCGTCGCCACCTGGACGGTGTCCCCGGCCAAGGGACGCCAAAGCCAAATCGAAAGCCCGTCATCTGAAGATCATCTAGCGTACGGTACCTTGGACCAG GTGAAGGCGGATCTTCAGCGGGTGGGGCTCGAGTCGTCCAACCTCATCATCGGGGTGGATTTCACCAGGAGCAACGAATGGACag GGAAGCGCTGCTTCGGCGGGAGGAGCCTGCACCACCTCGGCGCCGTCCCGAACCCGTACGAGGAGGCCATCAGCATCGTCGGCGAGACGCTGTCGGCCTACGACGAGGACAACGACATCCCCTGCTTCGGCTTCGGGGACA TGTCCACGCACGACCAGGGCGTGTTCAGCTTCTACGGGGACGTGCGGCCGTGCGCCGGCATCCCGGAGGCCCTGCTGCGTTACCGGGAGATCACCGCCACCGTTCAGCTCTCCG GGCCGACATCTCTGGCGCCGATCATCGAGGCTGCAATGGGGGTAGTCCAACGCTCCGGGCATCAGTACCACATCCTGCTGATAATCGCTGATGGGCAG GTTCCGAGAGGTTGCGGTGCTCATCGCGCGAGCTCCCTGGACGAATCAAGATCAGAGAACGACATGGAGGAGAGGACTCTTCAGGCCCTCATTCATGCTAG CCATTTCCCTCTCTCCATCGTCCTCGTCGGGGTCGGGGACGGGCCATGGGACGACGATCAGATGCCGTTCCACGACGGCCGACGCCGATTCGACAACTTCCAG TTTGTGGATTTCACCAAGATCATGTCCACGGAGATGTCCCGCGCCGAGAAGGAGGAGAGGTTCGCGCTTGAGGCGCTGGAGAAGATCCCGAGCCAGTATGCTGCGATCGTCAGCCAGCGTATCAG TGATCTGGCTGCGAGGGCGCCTGCAAGGAGGCCTCTTCCTCCTCCATCCTGA
- the LOC125510468 gene encoding E3 ubiquitin-protein ligase RGLG5-like isoform X1, with protein MILSAFLLLCCAVATWTVSPAKGRQSQIESPSSEDHLAYGTLDQVKADLQRVGLESSNLIIGVDFTRSNEWTGKRCFGGRSLHHLGAVPNPYEEAISIVGETLSAYDEDNDIPCFGFGDMSTHDQGVFSFYGDVRPCAGIPEALLRYREITATVQLSGPTSLAPIIEAAMGVVQRSGHQYHILLIIADGQVPRGCGAHRASSLDESRSENDMEERTLQALIHASHFPLSIVLVGVGDGPWDDDQMPFHDGRRRFDNFQFVDFTKIMSTEMSRAEKEERFALEALEKIPSQYAAIVSQRISPFSVIWLRGRLQGGLFLLHPEQPVRRRFCCTVRFMIWSQSHCWRMKLPF; from the exons ATGATCCTCTCGGCCTTCCTGCTGCTCTGCTGCGCCGTCGCCACCTGGACGGTGTCCCCGGCCAAGGGACGCCAAAGCCAAATCGAAAGCCCGTCATCTGAAGATCATCTAGCGTACGGTACCTTGGACCAG GTGAAGGCGGATCTTCAGCGGGTGGGGCTCGAGTCGTCCAACCTCATCATCGGGGTGGATTTCACCAGGAGCAACGAATGGACag GGAAGCGCTGCTTCGGCGGGAGGAGCCTGCACCACCTCGGCGCCGTCCCGAACCCGTACGAGGAGGCCATCAGCATCGTCGGCGAGACGCTGTCGGCCTACGACGAGGACAACGACATCCCCTGCTTCGGCTTCGGGGACA TGTCCACGCACGACCAGGGCGTGTTCAGCTTCTACGGGGACGTGCGGCCGTGCGCCGGCATCCCGGAGGCCCTGCTGCGTTACCGGGAGATCACCGCCACCGTTCAGCTCTCCG GGCCGACATCTCTGGCGCCGATCATCGAGGCTGCAATGGGGGTAGTCCAACGCTCCGGGCATCAGTACCACATCCTGCTGATAATCGCTGATGGGCAG GTTCCGAGAGGTTGCGGTGCTCATCGCGCGAGCTCCCTGGACGAATCAAGATCAGAGAACGACATGGAGGAGAGGACTCTTCAGGCCCTCATTCATGCTAG CCATTTCCCTCTCTCCATCGTCCTCGTCGGGGTCGGGGACGGGCCATGGGACGACGATCAGATGCCGTTCCACGACGGCCGACGCCGATTCGACAACTTCCAG TTTGTGGATTTCACCAAGATCATGTCCACGGAGATGTCCCGCGCCGAGAAGGAGGAGAGGTTCGCGCTTGAGGCGCTGGAGAAGATCCCGAGCCAGTATGCTGCGATCGTCAGCCAGCGTATCAG TCCATTTTCAGTGATCTGGCTGCGAGGGCGCCTGCAAGGAGGCCTCTTCCTCCTCCATCCTGAGCAACCGGTTCGCCGACGGTTTTGCTGCACAGTCAGGTTCATGATATGGTCACAGTCACATTGTTGGAGGATGAAGTTACCATTTTAG
- the LOC125510467 gene encoding myosin heavy chain, embryonic smooth muscle isoform — protein MADDEDAGALSDVDEDPLPPPLPSTSSASIKPPPASQPHHADAAAAAAQQQRLLDLAAELEEERRLRRAAEESLASSETRLGRLKAFAQDALRKRDDLKAESAASSRALQALQAEAATASSMLSSGLERISAKASPSTPPAPLPTSGKYSAGLPALAYGVLKRANDIVDDLLAQIDAAGRDRDRARQDMDQRNYQIAIEVSELEAAVASRAAESESLSRSLSDREAEISALQDKVRSLEAKMDAQRPVLAEQIGCASRLYDELREVVMLVDDAAATALPDSVFVWKETDVEESLKVSLEGTRMAYDIAAMALQKVGVWRDKGKSKVTELEERVEELTREKEHIGVLLRSALQANTTEVLKVAEDGLREAGIEIGLNGHRDHRPGSTEKDEVYTLAGALENSMKESQIKIIELQHLVEAQRAESSLLRTRMEGQEKEIGQLRKQIKHLEEKEKMANESVEDLMVDITAAEEEIQRWKTAAEEEANAGRSIEQEFQTQISSLHKELEEARETMVELENKLKFKEETAAAAMAARDAAEKSLKLADTRSARLRERLEELNRQAEESDNRADPSSRSGHRYVCWPWQWLGLNYVRLPPAEAEETSNEMELSEPLI, from the exons ATGGCCGACGACGAGGACGCCGGCGCCCTCTCCGACGTCGACGAGGACCCCCTCCCCCCGCCTCtcccctccacctcctccgccTCAATCAAACCCCCGCCCGCATCACAGCCCCACCACGccgatgcggcggcggcggccgcccAGCAGCAGCGCCTGCTCGACCTCgccgcggagctggaggaggagCGCCGCCTGCGCCGCGCGGCGGAGGAGTCCCTCGCGAGCTCCGAGACCCGCCTCGGCCGCCTCAAGGCGTTCGCGCAGGACGCGCTGCGGAAGCGCGACGACCTCAAGGCCGAGTCCGCCGCGTCGTCCCGGGCGCTGCAGGCGCTCCAGGCCGAGGCGGCCACCGCCTCCTCCATGCTCTCCTCCGGCCTCGAGCGGATCTCCGCCAAGGCGTCCCCGTCCACCCCGCCCGCCCCGCTCCCCACCTCCGGCAAGTACTCCGCCGGCCTCCCCGCCCTCGCCTACGGGGTCCTCAAGCGCGCCAACGACATCGTCGACGACCTGCTCGCGCAGATCGACGCCGCGGGCCGCGACCGCGACCGCGCGCGCCAGGACATGGACCAGCGCAACTACCAGATCGCCATCGAGGTGTCCGAGCTCGAGGCGGCCGTGGCCTCCCGCGCCGCCGAGTCCGAGTCCCTCTCCAGGTCCCTATCGGATCGGGAGGCGGAGATCTCCGCGCTCCAGGATAAGGTCCGATCCCTCGAGGCGAAGATGGACGCGCAGAGGCCCGTCCTCGCCGAGCAGATCGGCTGCGCCTCCAGGCTCTACGATGAGCTTCGCGAGGTAGTTATGCTGGTGGACGACGCCGCTGCCACAGCGCTGCCCGACTCCGTCTTCGTCTGGAAGGAGACAGACGTGGAGGAGAGCCTCAAGGTTTCGCTGGAAGGGACCAGGATGGCCTACGACATCGCCGCAATGGCGCTGCAGAAGGTCGGGGTGTGGCGGGATAAGGGGAAGAGCAAGGTGACGGAGCTTGAGGAGAGGGTGGAGGAGCTGACCCGGGAGAAGGAGCACATTGGGGTGCTGCTCCGGAGCGCGCTGCAGGCTAACACGACCGAGGTTTTGAAGGTGGCTGAGGATGGGCTGAGGGAGGCCGGAATCGAGATAGGACTCAACGGCCACAGGGATCACAGGCCAGGGAGCACGGAGAAGGATGAAGTCTATACATTG GCAGGGGCATTGGAGAACAGCATGAAGGAGTCCCAGATTAAGATCATTGAGCTGCAACATCTTGTTGAAGCACAAAG GGCAGAGTCTAGTCTACTAAGGACGAGGATGGAAGGGCAAGAAAAGGAGATTGGTCAGCTACGGAAGCAGATAAAACATCTTGAAGAGAAGGAAAAGATGGCCAATGAAAGC GTTGAGGATCTGATGGTGGACATAACAGCTGCTGAAGAGGAGATTCAAAGGTGGAAGACggcagcagaggaggaagctAATGCTGGTAGATCAATTGAGCAAGAGTTCCAGACTCAG ATATCGTCTCTCCACAAGGAACTAGAGGAAGCAAGAGAAACAATGGTGGAGCTGGAAAACAAGCTCAAGTTCAAGGAGGAGACAGCGGCCGCCGCAATGGCGGCCCGCGACGCCGCAGAGAAATCCTTAAAGCTCGCCGACACGAGATCCGCGAGGCTGCGCGAGCGGCTGGAAGAGCTCAATAGGCAGGCGGAGGAGTCCGACAATAGGGCGGACCCGAGCAGTCGCAGCGGCCACAGGTACGTGTGCTGGCCATGGCAGTGGCTGGGGCTGAACTACGTACGACTGCCGCCTGCGGAGGCAGAGGAGACCTCTAACGAGATGGAGCTCTCTGAACCCCTGATATAG